Proteins encoded by one window of uncultured Draconibacterium sp.:
- a CDS encoding glycine--tRNA ligase produces MAQEDIFKKLVAHCKEYGYVFQSSEIYDGLGAVYDYGQMGVELKNNIKKYWWDSMVLLHENVVGLDSAIFMHPTIWKASGHVDAFNDPLIDNKDSKKRYRADVLIEDQLAKYEEKMNKEVKKAAKRFGDTFDEKQFRETNPRVLANQEKWNNLHKRFSDALNDNDLAELKKIIEDEGIVCPISGSRNWTDVRQFNLMFSTEMGSTAEGASKIFLRPETAQGIFVNYLNVQKTGRMKIPFGIAQIGKAFRNEIVARQFIFRMREFEQMEMQFFVRPGTELDWFEKWKTTRMKWHRALGFGDENYRFHEHEKLAHYANAAVDVEYKFPFGFKEVEGIHSRTDFDLSQHEEYSGKKIRYYDPELGESYVPFVVETSIGVDRMFLQVISASYCEEQLEKDSRVVLKLPPVLAPVKLAVMPLVKKDGLPEKAREIIDELKFDFNCQYDEKDSIGKRYRRQDAIGTPFCVTVDHQTNEDNTVTIRYRDTMEQERVAIADLGKIIGEQVSYKGLFGKL; encoded by the coding sequence ATGGCACAAGAAGATATTTTCAAGAAACTGGTAGCACACTGTAAAGAATACGGATATGTATTTCAATCGAGCGAGATTTACGACGGACTCGGAGCAGTGTATGATTACGGACAAATGGGTGTTGAACTGAAAAACAACATCAAAAAATACTGGTGGGACAGCATGGTGCTTTTGCACGAAAATGTGGTTGGTTTAGACTCAGCAATTTTTATGCACCCCACAATATGGAAAGCATCGGGACACGTTGATGCATTTAACGATCCGTTAATCGACAACAAAGATTCGAAAAAACGCTACCGTGCCGACGTACTTATTGAAGACCAGCTGGCAAAGTACGAGGAAAAAATGAATAAGGAAGTCAAAAAAGCTGCCAAACGTTTTGGCGATACCTTTGATGAAAAACAATTCCGCGAAACCAATCCTCGTGTGTTGGCCAACCAGGAGAAATGGAATAACCTGCACAAGCGTTTTTCAGATGCACTGAACGATAACGACCTGGCAGAATTAAAAAAGATAATTGAAGACGAAGGTATTGTTTGCCCAATTTCAGGCTCACGCAACTGGACTGATGTACGTCAGTTTAACCTGATGTTTTCAACAGAAATGGGATCGACTGCTGAAGGAGCTTCAAAAATTTTCCTACGCCCGGAAACTGCACAGGGTATTTTTGTAAACTATCTGAACGTGCAAAAAACCGGACGCATGAAAATTCCGTTTGGTATTGCCCAAATCGGTAAAGCTTTCCGTAACGAGATTGTAGCGCGTCAGTTTATTTTCCGTATGCGCGAGTTCGAACAAATGGAAATGCAATTCTTTGTTCGCCCTGGCACCGAGCTCGACTGGTTCGAAAAGTGGAAAACAACACGTATGAAATGGCACCGTGCACTTGGTTTTGGCGACGAGAACTACCGTTTTCACGAGCACGAAAAACTGGCTCACTATGCCAATGCTGCTGTCGACGTAGAATATAAATTCCCATTCGGTTTTAAAGAAGTGGAAGGAATTCACTCGCGTACCGATTTCGATTTATCACAACACGAAGAATATTCGGGCAAAAAAATACGCTACTACGATCCTGAACTGGGAGAATCGTACGTTCCTTTTGTTGTTGAAACATCGATTGGTGTCGATCGCATGTTCCTGCAGGTAATTTCTGCAAGTTACTGCGAAGAGCAACTGGAAAAAGATTCGCGCGTAGTATTGAAACTACCTCCGGTACTGGCTCCTGTTAAGCTTGCTGTTATGCCGCTGGTAAAAAAAGACGGTCTGCCGGAAAAAGCCCGTGAAATTATCGACGAGCTGAAATTTGATTTCAACTGTCAGTACGACGAAAAAGATTCGATTGGTAAACGTTACCGCCGTCAGGATGCCATTGGTACGCCGTTCTGCGTAACAGTCGATCACCAAACCAACGAAGACAACACTGTGACCATCCGCTACCGCGACACCATGGAGCAAGAGCGCGTTGCCATTGCTGACTTAGGCAAAATTATTGGCGAGCAGGTAAGTTATAAGGGGCTGTTTGGGAAGTTGTAA
- a CDS encoding head GIN domain-containing protein has protein sequence MKQFIYILTGILLAFGSSSCIFTPSINGNGNVVEQERHLSDFDEIKVSRGMNVYITQGNETKVLVKADENLLEVIETEVVGDVLEVKATSNIRRSKEKKVFVTLPKVESIKASAGSNVYSENEISSKSIEISASAGSNIRLRIKTQEANVSASAGSNINLEGQTENFYGKASAGSNIKAGELKTSNTEAKVSAGANIWISTKNKLQASANSGGNVFYSGDPTDTDINKSSGGNVIKN, from the coding sequence ATGAAACAATTTATTTACATTCTTACCGGTATCTTGTTAGCCTTTGGCAGTTCTTCCTGCATATTTACTCCATCCATAAACGGCAACGGAAATGTTGTTGAACAAGAACGTCATTTGAGCGATTTCGACGAAATTAAAGTTAGTCGCGGCATGAATGTATACATCACTCAGGGAAACGAAACCAAAGTATTAGTAAAAGCTGACGAAAACCTACTTGAAGTAATTGAAACTGAAGTTGTGGGCGATGTGCTTGAAGTAAAAGCAACGAGCAATATTCGTCGATCAAAAGAAAAAAAGGTGTTTGTTACACTGCCAAAAGTTGAATCAATTAAGGCGTCGGCAGGAAGCAATGTCTATTCTGAAAATGAAATCAGCTCAAAAAGTATTGAAATTTCGGCATCGGCCGGAAGTAACATCCGCTTAAGAATTAAAACTCAGGAAGCGAATGTTAGCGCTTCTGCAGGATCGAATATCAATCTTGAAGGACAGACAGAAAATTTTTATGGCAAAGCATCTGCAGGATCGAACATAAAAGCCGGTGAACTAAAAACATCGAATACCGAAGCCAAAGTAAGCGCCGGCGCCAACATATGGATCAGCACAAAAAACAAATTACAGGCAAGTGCAAATAGTGGCGGAAATGTTTTTTACAGCGGAGACCCAACCGATACTGATATTAATAAATCGTCGGGTGGAAATGTGATAAAAAATTAG
- a CDS encoding periplasmic heavy metal sensor has protein sequence MKTKILSLALIAIFAISFTAMAQQQDRKNRAPQKREMMADRADRARGNFDAFFTEEQQEKIKELRLESSKEIQPLRNEMNELRAKQQTLTTAEKADMNAINKNIDQMADVQAKIQKIRAKQQQEIRSMLDDEQRIKFDQMKNRRDRSNRDFSRKPTYRDGFKHGA, from the coding sequence ATGAAAACCAAGATTTTAAGTTTAGCATTAATTGCAATTTTTGCCATTTCGTTTACAGCAATGGCACAGCAACAAGACAGAAAAAACAGAGCGCCACAAAAACGCGAAATGATGGCCGATCGGGCTGACAGAGCCAGAGGCAATTTTGATGCGTTTTTTACCGAAGAGCAACAAGAAAAGATCAAAGAACTTCGCCTTGAGTCCTCCAAAGAAATTCAGCCACTGCGTAATGAAATGAACGAACTTAGGGCAAAACAGCAAACACTTACAACAGCTGAAAAAGCAGATATGAACGCCATCAACAAAAACATCGACCAGATGGCAGATGTGCAGGCTAAAATTCAAAAGATTCGGGCCAAACAACAACAAGAAATTCGTTCGATGCTGGATGATGAACAACGCATTAAATTCGATCAAATGAAAAACCGCAGAGACAGAAGCAACAGAGATTTCAGCAGGAAACCAACTTACCGTGATGGTTTTAAACACGGTGCTTAA
- a CDS encoding YfhO family protein, which produces MDIKSILKSLLPHLIAVMAIMIVSSVYFSPAFEGKTLRQDDIVKSKGGNRDKLDYKKYENKEILWTNARFSGMPDFLGADYKSSNKFRKIFYKIEVLGFPTEVSFLIWYMLGFYILLLAFRVNPWLALAGALAFGLTSYNLIIIEAGHFKKVRTIAFIAPTLAGVLLTFKRKYLWGFILTSFFLANQISHDHVQMSYYLLLGLICIGFVQLYHHIREKRLLDFSKAVGLLLVAALLAIGPNYSKLSNLYRYNKQSIRGKSELTEGKEHIKTKSGLDRDYINAWSSGRAESMMLFAPRVKGGASAYVKQDRSLLNKVDRRMRETIGNMNQYWGDQGGSGGPNTAGAVIFTLFIIGLFVIKGPIKQGILISVILFIMLSWGKYFSGFTDLFVDYVPLYNKFRTPVSILAVAVVFISFFAFHTVSKIIKNPELLNRESKITIGKKKLPLYLAAGLGFIAFLLLNIAFPHLLNRYINDQELAMFDNYRRQAGESQINAIVSALESLRISVFRAEFFRTLLFAAVTVFSFYLFKKQKIKNTALIGIIGVLALIDVWTIGQRYVNKDDFTRQNLIEQEYLLTDVDKEIFAREIQNNPGLVQKIEAAYQQFQPKTEVEKEDIQKYVIQKNTYYRVYDLTTSAFQDNRVSGSHRSIGGYSAAKLRRYQDLIENHIMKGNMQVLNMLNAKYFITQQGLQINPNVMGPAWFVDSVIWAKSPDEEISALDNISIANETVINERFKTDVGNFQKSTPNDSILLHLYEPDHLTYETNTSGNRLVVFSEIYYPDWTVTIDGEPANYIEANYTLRAMIVPEGQHKIEFVFQPAYYTQANTMSMVFYYIIIVMVVALIGYSIFREVKNSNIQTEKA; this is translated from the coding sequence ATGGATATTAAGTCAATTTTGAAAAGCCTTTTACCTCATCTTATTGCTGTAATGGCAATTATGATTGTTTCATCAGTCTATTTTTCTCCGGCATTTGAAGGTAAAACGTTACGACAAGATGATATTGTTAAAAGTAAAGGTGGCAACAGGGACAAACTGGATTATAAGAAATATGAAAATAAGGAAATCTTATGGACGAATGCGAGGTTTTCAGGAATGCCTGATTTTCTAGGTGCAGATTATAAAAGTTCAAATAAATTTAGAAAAATATTCTATAAAATTGAAGTTTTAGGATTTCCAACAGAAGTAAGTTTTTTGATTTGGTACATGCTTGGCTTTTACATTTTACTCCTGGCCTTTAGAGTAAATCCCTGGCTTGCCCTTGCCGGAGCATTAGCTTTTGGGCTTACCTCATATAATCTAATTATAATTGAAGCAGGTCACTTCAAGAAAGTTAGGACCATTGCATTTATTGCACCAACATTGGCTGGTGTTTTACTTACATTCAAGAGAAAATATCTGTGGGGATTCATATTGACATCTTTCTTTCTTGCCAATCAAATTTCCCACGATCATGTTCAAATGAGCTACTACCTTTTGCTTGGCTTAATCTGCATTGGTTTTGTACAATTATATCATCACATTCGTGAGAAAAGATTGCTCGACTTTAGTAAGGCTGTGGGTCTGCTTTTAGTGGCAGCACTTTTAGCAATAGGCCCCAACTACTCAAAACTATCAAATTTATACCGCTACAACAAACAATCAATTAGGGGGAAAAGTGAATTAACTGAAGGGAAAGAACACATAAAAACCAAAAGTGGTCTTGACCGTGATTATATTAATGCCTGGAGTAGCGGTCGCGCTGAAAGTATGATGCTTTTTGCGCCAAGAGTAAAAGGTGGTGCAAGTGCCTATGTAAAACAAGATCGCAGTTTATTGAATAAGGTTGACCGCCGAATGCGCGAAACCATTGGAAATATGAACCAATACTGGGGCGATCAAGGAGGTAGTGGAGGCCCCAATACGGCAGGTGCAGTAATCTTTACCTTGTTTATTATAGGACTATTTGTGATAAAAGGACCAATAAAACAAGGTATTCTCATTTCAGTTATATTATTTATAATGTTGTCGTGGGGAAAATATTTTTCTGGCTTTACCGATTTATTTGTCGATTATGTACCTTTATACAATAAGTTTCGAACACCCGTATCGATACTTGCGGTTGCTGTAGTATTTATTTCATTTTTTGCCTTCCACACTGTTTCTAAAATAATTAAAAACCCAGAACTACTTAACAGAGAATCTAAAATTACAATCGGGAAAAAGAAGCTGCCGTTATATTTGGCAGCAGGACTTGGTTTTATAGCTTTCCTTTTACTAAATATTGCTTTCCCGCATCTTCTTAATCGATATATTAACGACCAGGAATTAGCCATGTTCGATAACTATCGCCGGCAAGCAGGTGAATCGCAAATAAATGCGATTGTTTCTGCGCTCGAAAGTTTAAGGATTTCTGTTTTCCGTGCCGAATTTTTCAGAACTCTCTTGTTTGCCGCGGTCACTGTTTTTTCATTCTACCTATTTAAAAAGCAAAAAATTAAAAATACAGCATTAATTGGCATCATTGGAGTATTGGCATTGATAGATGTGTGGACCATAGGACAACGTTATGTGAACAAAGATGATTTTACTCGCCAAAATCTAATCGAACAGGAATATCTCTTAACGGATGTTGATAAGGAAATTTTTGCACGCGAAATCCAGAATAATCCGGGACTCGTTCAAAAAATTGAAGCCGCTTATCAACAATTTCAACCAAAAACAGAAGTAGAAAAAGAAGACATTCAAAAGTATGTTATTCAGAAGAATACTTATTACCGGGTGTACGACCTCACAACTTCGGCTTTTCAGGATAACCGGGTTTCAGGCTCACATCGTTCTATTGGAGGTTATAGTGCTGCCAAATTACGCCGCTATCAGGATTTGATTGAAAATCATATCATGAAAGGAAACATGCAGGTTTTAAACATGCTAAATGCTAAATACTTCATAACACAACAAGGACTACAAATAAATCCAAATGTTATGGGACCTGCCTGGTTTGTCGATTCTGTAATTTGGGCAAAATCACCGGATGAAGAGATTAGTGCACTCGATAATATTAGTATTGCAAATGAAACAGTCATTAACGAAAGGTTTAAAACTGATGTTGGCAATTTCCAAAAATCAACACCAAACGATTCCATTTTATTGCATCTGTACGAACCAGACCATTTGACTTACGAGACAAATACGTCGGGAAACCGATTAGTTGTTTTTTCTGAAATTTACTACCCTGATTGGACAGTTACTATTGACGGTGAACCGGCAAACTATATAGAAGCTAACTACACACTTCGGGCGATGATCGTTCCTGAGGGACAGCACAAAATTGAGTTTGTATTTCAACCGGCATATTACACTCAGGCCAATACGATGTCAATGGTTTTTTATTATATAATCATAGTAATGGTAGTTGCTTTGATTGGCTACTCTATTTTCAGGGAGGTTAAGAATTCAAACATACAAACAGAAAAGGCTTAG
- a CDS encoding S41 family peptidase, protein MKRRILIGITIVAVVGISFFSFTRDQKNFEIAKNLDIYHTLFRELNMFYVDEVNPNDLVKTSIDKMLSSLDPYTNYISEDQMEDFRFMTTGEYAGIGALISKQNDNIVIAEPYEGFPAQKFGIKAGDIILEVSGKDTKEMTTEDVSALLKGPANKPVTIKLQRYGEKKPFTVDVIREKISIDAVPYYGMIDPKTAYIRLSSFTANCGNDVKKAFLELKENNPDGLILDLRGNPGGLLIEAVKIVNLFVPQGEEIVSTRGKVTQWDKVYKATAAPIDTTIKIAVLVNSGSASASEIVAGAIQDLDRGIIVGTRTFGKGLVQTTRDLSYNTKLKVTTAKYYIPSGRCIQALDYSHRNDDGSVGHVPDSLITEFTTKKGRKVYDGGGVVPDVKIEGEQLSSLAIELVTRFKIFDFATKYSNENESIPEPEQFSITDDIYHQFSEFVQQSDFKYESESQLELNELLKIAKQEKYYGLAEEEFEALAAKLEPDLGKDLKAFRPEISELLESELVSRYYYQKGSIRASIKDDKGIEETINALNSETAYAAYFQSGLVVGMN, encoded by the coding sequence ATGAAGAGAAGAATATTAATAGGAATAACGATAGTTGCAGTTGTTGGGATTAGCTTTTTTAGCTTTACCCGCGACCAGAAAAACTTTGAGATAGCGAAGAACCTGGATATTTACCATACGCTTTTTCGCGAGTTGAATATGTTTTATGTTGATGAGGTAAATCCGAACGACCTGGTAAAAACGAGTATCGATAAAATGTTATCCTCACTTGATCCTTACACCAATTATATTTCGGAAGACCAGATGGAAGATTTCCGTTTTATGACTACCGGCGAATATGCCGGTATCGGGGCTTTAATCAGCAAACAAAACGATAACATTGTTATTGCCGAGCCGTACGAAGGTTTCCCGGCACAAAAATTTGGCATAAAAGCTGGTGATATTATTCTTGAAGTATCGGGAAAAGATACCAAGGAAATGACTACCGAAGATGTAAGTGCACTGCTAAAAGGACCGGCCAACAAGCCAGTTACCATTAAGTTGCAGCGCTACGGCGAGAAAAAACCTTTTACTGTTGATGTAATTCGCGAGAAGATCAGTATCGATGCAGTTCCTTATTACGGAATGATCGATCCGAAAACAGCTTACATTCGTCTGTCGAGTTTTACGGCCAATTGCGGTAATGATGTTAAAAAAGCATTTTTGGAATTAAAAGAAAATAATCCTGATGGATTAATTCTTGATCTGCGTGGAAACCCGGGAGGTTTGCTTATTGAAGCTGTAAAAATCGTAAACCTTTTTGTGCCGCAGGGAGAAGAAATTGTAAGCACCCGAGGTAAAGTAACGCAGTGGGACAAAGTGTATAAAGCCACTGCAGCTCCAATCGATACCACCATAAAAATTGCTGTTTTGGTAAACAGCGGTTCTGCTTCTGCATCGGAAATTGTAGCCGGAGCTATTCAGGATCTCGACAGGGGAATTATTGTTGGTACCCGCACTTTTGGTAAAGGATTGGTGCAAACAACGCGCGATTTAAGCTACAATACCAAACTTAAAGTAACTACAGCTAAATATTATATTCCAAGTGGCCGCTGTATTCAGGCGCTGGATTATTCTCACCGAAACGATGACGGCAGCGTTGGGCATGTTCCTGATTCGTTAATTACTGAGTTTACCACCAAAAAAGGACGCAAAGTGTATGATGGTGGAGGTGTAGTTCCGGATGTGAAAATTGAAGGCGAACAATTAAGCAGCCTGGCAATTGAGTTGGTTACCCGCTTTAAAATCTTTGATTTTGCAACAAAATATTCAAACGAAAATGAAAGTATTCCGGAACCGGAACAATTTTCGATTACAGATGATATTTACCATCAATTCTCAGAATTTGTTCAACAAAGTGATTTTAAATACGAGTCGGAATCGCAGCTTGAATTAAACGAATTATTGAAAATAGCAAAACAAGAGAAATATTACGGATTGGCAGAAGAAGAGTTTGAAGCTTTAGCTGCAAAACTGGAACCGGATCTGGGCAAAGATTTAAAAGCTTTCAGACCAGAAATCAGCGAGTTGCTTGAAAGTGAACTGGTGTCGCGTTATTATTATCAGAAAGGCTCAATTCGGGCATCAATTAAAGATGATAAAGGTATTGAAGAAACCATAAACGCTTTAAATTCTGAAACAGCTTACGCTGCATATTTTCAATCCGGATTGGTAGTTGGAATGAATTAA
- a CDS encoding head GIN domain-containing protein, which translates to MKTIKTFLFLFMIAITSYSTAIAGNSDETQIRNLSGFNAIKVSTGIDLYLTMGDAEEVKVVADDDIIDDLKTEVENGTLKIYMKRRNWFNWGSGNETRKVYVTVKELEELSASSGSDVESTNTLEGESLEVSCSSGSDVKLDVYYKNLSVDTSSGSDSKLQGKVKTLKADASSGSDIKAKDLESAICYADASSGSDITVSVSSELYANASSGADVTYYGNPEIKDIDESSGGDVRQR; encoded by the coding sequence ATGAAGACTATTAAAACTTTTCTCTTTCTTTTTATGATTGCCATTACCAGCTACAGCACTGCTATTGCGGGTAACAGCGACGAGACACAAATACGCAATTTAAGCGGTTTCAATGCCATTAAAGTTTCAACCGGAATCGACCTGTACCTCACTATGGGAGATGCAGAAGAGGTAAAAGTTGTAGCTGATGACGACATTATTGACGATTTAAAAACCGAAGTTGAAAACGGAACACTTAAAATTTACATGAAACGACGCAACTGGTTTAATTGGGGCAGTGGTAACGAAACCAGAAAAGTTTATGTAACCGTTAAAGAACTTGAAGAATTATCGGCATCGTCGGGTTCCGATGTTGAATCGACAAATACACTGGAAGGCGAATCACTTGAAGTAAGTTGCAGCAGCGGCAGCGATGTAAAACTGGATGTGTACTATAAAAATCTATCGGTAGATACCAGCAGTGGCAGCGATTCAAAACTCCAGGGAAAAGTAAAAACACTTAAAGCGGATGCCAGTAGTGGTTCCGATATTAAAGCGAAAGACCTTGAATCTGCCATTTGTTATGCCGATGCCAGCAGCGGCTCTGATATTACGGTTAGCGTAAGCAGTGAACTATACGCCAATGCCAGCAGTGGAGCCGACGTTACATATTATGGTAATCCTGAAATTAAAGATATTGATGAATCGAGTGGCGGCGATGTTCGTCAACGTTAA
- a CDS encoding DUF4834 family protein: protein MTLFITLYLVGFLRTLVIIAVIYFGFRFIVRYLFPKIVDKGMKNMQQKMREQQRQQQPKRPEGEVTIEGKPGQHNKNQKDNGEYVDFEEVE, encoded by the coding sequence ATGACTTTATTTATAACGCTATACCTCGTTGGTTTTCTCAGAACCCTTGTAATAATTGCTGTTATCTATTTTGGATTTCGTTTCATAGTACGATATCTCTTTCCGAAAATAGTTGATAAAGGGATGAAGAACATGCAACAAAAAATGCGTGAACAACAACGACAGCAACAACCCAAACGCCCCGAAGGAGAAGTTACCATTGAAGGGAAACCCGGTCAGCACAACAAAAATCAGAAAGACAATGGTGAATATGTCGATTTTGAGGAGGTAGAATAG
- a CDS encoding DUF5723 family protein, with protein MRLITLTFLFLIVCCMPANAQNGSPLQFLSKVSQSSLANPAFHNQTEKLVIGLPVLSGATFGWNANFSPNYIFSENFSYSFDNFYQLLGEPGNAASSATLPLIYLSLLKNNKTYSLSISEKILVSGNFDHEILKFIDLGLIPYYGKEEEYGPISLKAQIYRELAFSYAQKIDKNWSVGIRPKVLFGKFFYDIENMYLNVQTLNDRQLMQIIPNGSYQISGPIDVQFDPLENKTIIKPDLTASDYFFKFKNLGAGIDFGFSYTPNQNTTIALAVVDLGFTTLKYRSYNNTFTGTIDYAEENLYQSTNPDAPNYFEPKEALLALTDSLPYVTSAEAFTKRQYQLLPVKINLMATQHLNDRMKLNFSDNLSYHKGEAKNYLSAYFNILLGTRFELSSGVNLYNTEQILPGFACSYTGKGAQVYLATNNIYKLVQPSKAKNINLCLGVNFLFSTQPK; from the coding sequence GTGAGATTAATAACACTTACATTTCTATTTCTTATCGTTTGCTGTATGCCGGCAAATGCACAAAACGGGAGTCCTTTGCAATTTTTAAGCAAGGTAAGTCAGTCTTCTCTGGCAAATCCGGCCTTTCATAATCAAACCGAAAAACTTGTAATTGGCCTTCCTGTATTATCAGGAGCAACCTTTGGATGGAATGCAAACTTTTCGCCCAATTATATTTTCTCGGAAAACTTCAGTTACAGTTTCGACAATTTTTACCAGTTGTTGGGCGAGCCGGGCAACGCAGCGTCAAGTGCAACATTGCCGCTTATTTACCTGAGTTTACTGAAAAACAACAAAACTTATAGTTTGTCGATATCGGAAAAGATCCTGGTCTCAGGTAATTTCGATCATGAAATTCTGAAATTCATCGATTTGGGTTTGATTCCGTATTACGGCAAGGAAGAAGAATATGGACCTATTTCGCTGAAAGCCCAAATATACCGCGAACTTGCTTTTTCGTATGCCCAAAAAATTGACAAGAACTGGAGTGTTGGAATTCGTCCCAAAGTATTGTTTGGTAAGTTTTTTTACGACATTGAAAACATGTACCTAAATGTTCAAACACTAAACGATCGGCAGTTAATGCAAATCATTCCAAATGGATCATATCAAATCTCAGGACCAATTGATGTTCAGTTTGATCCTCTTGAAAATAAGACAATAATAAAACCCGATCTTACTGCCAGCGACTATTTTTTCAAGTTTAAAAATTTGGGGGCAGGCATTGACTTTGGTTTTTCTTACACCCCAAACCAAAACACTACCATTGCACTGGCAGTTGTCGACCTTGGTTTTACTACGTTAAAATACCGATCGTACAACAACACGTTTACCGGAACCATAGATTACGCAGAAGAAAACCTGTATCAGTCAACGAATCCGGATGCCCCAAATTATTTCGAACCCAAAGAGGCTTTACTGGCTTTAACAGATTCGCTACCCTACGTTACATCGGCCGAAGCATTTACAAAGCGACAATATCAGTTACTACCGGTTAAAATAAACCTGATGGCCACACAACACCTGAACGATAGAATGAAACTGAATTTTTCTGATAATCTTTCCTACCACAAGGGAGAAGCCAAAAATTATTTATCAGCCTATTTCAACATTTTACTGGGAACACGCTTTGAATTAAGCAGTGGGGTAAATCTTTACAATACTGAACAAATTTTACCGGGTTTTGCCTGCAGTTACACCGGAAAAGGAGCACAAGTTTATCTTGCTACCAATAATATTTACAAGCTGGTGCAACCGAGTAAAGCAAAAAATATAAATTTGTGCCTTGGTGTGAACTTTTTGTTTTCTACACAACCAAAATAG
- a CDS encoding glycosyltransferase, giving the protein MLKYSIIIAVYNRTGEVKELLESAEKLDFERKEFEFLFVDDGSKDGFQDFIEGYKSSSNLQTRAIYQENKGPGEARNNGMQNAKGQYFIFVDSDCMFPPHWLRTIDNDLKTYKYEAFGGPDTCHESFSPLLKAITYSMTSKLGTGGTRGQKKSVGKFYPRSFNMGIHRKVFEKIGGMNRLRHGQDMDFSQRIYDAGYKVGLIYDAFVYHKRRTSLSNSTAKSLIGE; this is encoded by the coding sequence ATGTTAAAGTACTCCATTATAATTGCAGTTTATAACCGAACAGGAGAAGTCAAAGAGCTTTTGGAAAGTGCAGAGAAACTTGATTTTGAACGCAAAGAATTCGAGTTTCTTTTTGTCGATGACGGATCGAAAGACGGATTTCAGGATTTTATTGAAGGTTACAAGTCATCTTCAAATTTGCAAACAAGAGCTATCTACCAGGAAAACAAAGGCCCCGGAGAGGCGCGTAATAATGGAATGCAAAATGCCAAAGGTCAATATTTTATTTTTGTTGATTCCGACTGTATGTTCCCGCCACATTGGCTACGCACTATCGACAACGATCTCAAAACTTATAAATACGAAGCGTTTGGCGGCCCCGACACCTGTCACGAATCATTCAGTCCACTTTTAAAAGCCATTACATACTCAATGACATCTAAACTCGGCACCGGAGGTACACGAGGACAGAAAAAAAGTGTAGGAAAATTTTACCCACGAAGCTTTAACATGGGTATTCACCGAAAAGTATTTGAGAAAATTGGCGGGATGAATAGGTTACGACATGGCCAGGACATGGATTTTTCGCAGCGAATCTACGATGCCGGGTATAAGGTGGGTTTGATTTACGATGCTTTTGTTTATCACAAACGACGTACAAGCCTATCGAATTCTACCGCCAAATCTTTAATTGGGGAGTAG